GCGACCGCATCGACGGTGAGCACGGTCGCCGCGTAGTCGCGCTGTTCCTCGATCAGCTTCCTGATCTTCGGCGGCGTCCAGGTGGCCAGTTCGACCATCGGCGGGATCACCGGCTTTTTGAGAGCGTCGGGATCGGCATCCTCTTCCGTGGGTTTGGGCGGCGCCTGATACCACCAGTAGCCGGTGCGTTGCTCGCCGGTCTGCGCATGGACAGGCAGGATCGGCAGGAGCACCGCCACGATGAGGAGGGCGAGGCGGATCACAGCAGCTTCTCCATGCGCTTCAGCCGCTCGATCTCGACCGGGCCGTAGTAGCGGCTGTCGAACCCGCTGGCGTGCGACGAGCCGACATAGATCATGCCCGGCGGGATCGTTCCGATCATCGGACGCCAATGGTCGAGCTTCTGCCCATTGTGCCCATAAGGCTTGCTGATCCCGAGCAGCTTGCCGTTGCAATAGTACCAGCCATCCCATTCGCCGGGATGTATGGGGCCAGATGCAGACGACGGCTTCTCGATCCAGTCGATGCGGTCGCCCGGCAGGCACAGCGCCATCTTGGTAACATCGACCGGCTTGGGACCGGCGAGCGGATGCGACAGGGTAAACGATACGAAATCGCCGCGATGGATCGGCCCCGGCGCCTTGCGGACGAGCCAGGCGTCGATCGACGGGCTCATCACGATCGTCGCCTGGGGAATGGCCCACCACGTCAGCAGGCCCACCGGCAGGACGATGCCGAACGCCTTCCACAACTGTTCGGGTCGGGGTGGCTGGCCGAGCCCCGAACTGCCGAGCGCGACCGCGGCCTTGAGCGGCAGCAGCTTCAGTTCGGCCCAGCCGGATCTAGCGGCCCTGAAGGCGAGTCTGAGCATCGCGCACCTCCTGCTTGCCGCCGAGGCGGGCATATTCTTCGAGCAATCCTGAAAGTGCGGCGTCGCCGTAGATGACATGCGCGGCGCGCGGGGCATCATCCTCGCGCTCGCAATAGGGCAGCGCCGGATCGCCGGGCACCATGGCGAGTGCGGGGACGCGGGTGACGCCGTGCTGGCGGAAAATGAGCGGATCGACGATCAACTGCACGTCGCGCATCGCGCAGGCCGGGCCTTCGCATCCCGGATCATGGCGCAGGATTTCCGCGGAGAGTTTCGCCATCGGCGCGACCTTCGTGAGCCCGCCGGGCATCCCGCGAAAGGCCAGCACGCCGCCGACCCGTTCGAGCTGCCCGGCATAGATGCGCAATGTCGTCACCGGCATCGAGGACGAGACGAACAGCACCGGCACCCAGCCTTTGGTTTCGGGAGGCGTGGTGATGCCGGCTACGGCCTGCATGTCGGGCGCATCGAGACCGAGCGCCTGGCCGAGCCGTCTGGCCATGGCGTCGTGCTCGGCGGCCATGGCCTCCTTGCCGTTGTCGAGCGCGGTTCGCGCCCGCGCATCCATCGCCGGCGACGGAGCGCGCTTGCGCAGCCCCTCGAAAGCGCGGCGGCGGGTCTCGTCCGATGGCGTCGGCAGCGCGGTCGGACCGCGCATTTCCGCTTCGGCCTTGCGCGCGGCGGTGGCGCGTTCGAGCCGGTCCATCGCCGTGTCGCCTTGCTCTTGCGCGCGCTCCCTCGCGCTTACCGGCGGAGCGGTGTCCTGCGCTGGCGCGGAGGTGGAGAGGAAAGCGATACCGGCCAGCGCGAGCGAGACGCGCGCGTTATTGGCCGATGACCTGCATATAGGCATCGATCTTGTCCTTCATGTCGATCTGGATGTCGGCCTGGGCGCGGGCCTCGATTTCGGAATAATATTCGGAGAGGTCCATCTTGCTGAAATCCAGCGCCTGGAATTCCTCGGGGGTGAATCCGCGGCAATAGGGGTTCTTCGGCGTGCCCCAGCCAAGGCCGTTGAAGCTCTTGAGCTGCGGGCGACCCTGTTCCTGGATGATGCGGCCAAGCTTGGTGTTGAAGCAGCAGTGGCCCTTGGATTTCTGCACGCAGATGCCGAGGATCTTCGAGGAGCAATACGTCCCGACCTCGTGGCACATGCCCGACCCGCGCAGCATGCCCACTTCCATGTCCTGCTGGTCACAGCCGGACAGGAGGAAATCCATCATGAAATTGATCGCGAGACTGATGGCGATCGAGGTCGGATCGATCCCGGCGATGATCGCGTTCGCGCCGGAGCTCGCGGCCTGGCCGGCGGTCGCGCCCGCCTTGAACGCGCCATAGGCGGCCTTCATGCCGGTGAAGACGCCTTTCGCCACCGCGATCTTAGTGCCGATCGACGAGATGGACGAGCCCATCCCGTCCTTGACGATCTTGCCTTTGTCCTTGCAGCAGTTCGAGAAGGTGGTCTTGAGACCCGCTGGGCGGCAGCGCACCGCGCGTCCCGCGAATATCTCGATATTGCCGAGGCAATGCCCTTCGGCATCGACTTCGCCATCGGCAGGCGCGCCGGGATCGTCGACGATGGGATCGTCCTCAATTCCGGTGCCGTCGCTGCCGGTGCAGGCATTGGGCGAGCACATCGGCGTGCCGCCGCCGACCGGCGTCAGGCATGAGTGCTGGCTGCCGAGCGGGCAGCTATACGCGCCCTCGGCATCGGCCACGCACATCA
This genomic window from Sphingobium cloacae contains:
- a CDS encoding S26 family signal peptidase; this translates as MLRLAFRAARSGWAELKLLPLKAAVALGSSGLGQPPRPEQLWKAFGIVLPVGLLTWWAIPQATIVMSPSIDAWLVRKAPGPIHRGDFVSFTLSHPLAGPKPVDVTKMALCLPGDRIDWIEKPSSASGPIHPGEWDGWYYCNGKLLGISKPYGHNGQKLDHWRPMIGTIPPGMIYVGSSHASGFDSRYYGPVEIERLKRMEKLL
- a CDS encoding type-F conjugative transfer system pilin assembly protein TrbC, which translates into the protein MPICRSSANNARVSLALAGIAFLSTSAPAQDTAPPVSARERAQEQGDTAMDRLERATAARKAEAEMRGPTALPTPSDETRRRAFEGLRKRAPSPAMDARARTALDNGKEAMAAEHDAMARRLGQALGLDAPDMQAVAGITTPPETKGWVPVLFVSSSMPVTTLRIYAGQLERVGGVLAFRGMPGGLTKVAPMAKLSAEILRHDPGCEGPACAMRDVQLIVDPLIFRQHGVTRVPALAMVPGDPALPYCEREDDAPRAAHVIYGDAALSGLLEEYARLGGKQEVRDAQTRLQGR
- the traN gene encoding conjugal transfer protein TraN, which produces MIGRLLPWRKRAQLLALGLYGLLLAGHVTPAQAQTLPVCAVDLDGNGDAGDPGEVANCTIMADEEWLCPIQQVMCVADAEGAYSCPLGSQHSCLTPVGGGTPMCSPNACTGSDGTGIEDDPIVDDPGAPADGEVDAEGHCLGNIEIFAGRAVRCRPAGLKTTFSNCCKDKGKIVKDGMGSSISSIGTKIAVAKGVFTGMKAAYGAFKAGATAGQAASSGANAIIAGIDPTSIAISLAINFMMDFLLSGCDQQDMEVGMLRGSGMCHEVGTYCSSKILGICVQKSKGHCCFNTKLGRIIQEQGRPQLKSFNGLGWGTPKNPYCRGFTPEEFQALDFSKMDLSEYYSEIEARAQADIQIDMKDKIDAYMQVIGQ